The following proteins are encoded in a genomic region of Mycobacterium sp. 155:
- a CDS encoding cytochrome P450, with protein MVETVDVAALPLAPKNPLPRLQQIRAIRAFHTGCEALRDAGGPVTRLALTSMLPPVVVTTSPVGARDVLSRSYPFVERTQPVFDEHRRLVGGSLFNLKHDAWLPRRRALQPLFAKQQVTQFAGHMTEGAEKLSRGWGDGAELDLDYECRRLTLQVLARSVLGLDLDARADELLGVPLRTAATYITDRAVRPVRAPWWLPTPARQRARGASATFHRLADDILQACRADPSRDAPLVRALIDVADPETGRPLSDKDIRYELVSFLGAGQDTTATTLTYALWALGRHPEVQDRVAAEVAAVGDRSLTADDVPRLGYTVQVLHEALRLCPPGAAVTRTATKDFDVDGYRVEAGSWLVVGIYAIHRDPALWDLPLKFDPDRFSRSKSKDRDRWQYLPFGGGPRSCIGDHFAMLEATLGLAAVIRHTEIRSLNDNFPVAVPFTMVAGAPVPARVRPRN; from the coding sequence ATGGTCGAGACGGTCGACGTGGCGGCGTTGCCGTTAGCACCGAAGAATCCGCTGCCCCGATTGCAACAGATACGGGCTATCAGGGCTTTTCACACCGGTTGTGAAGCACTGCGCGACGCGGGAGGACCGGTGACACGTTTGGCCCTCACATCGATGCTGCCGCCCGTCGTGGTCACCACGTCACCGGTGGGTGCCCGAGACGTTCTCAGCCGTAGCTACCCATTCGTCGAAAGGACGCAGCCTGTCTTCGACGAACACCGGCGACTTGTGGGTGGCTCGCTGTTCAACTTGAAACACGACGCGTGGTTGCCCCGCCGCCGCGCACTGCAGCCACTGTTCGCCAAGCAGCAGGTGACGCAGTTCGCCGGGCACATGACCGAGGGCGCCGAGAAGCTTTCCCGTGGGTGGGGCGACGGTGCGGAACTCGACCTCGATTACGAGTGCCGTCGACTGACGCTGCAGGTGTTGGCTCGATCGGTGCTCGGTCTGGATCTCGACGCACGGGCCGATGAGCTGCTGGGAGTGCCGCTTCGAACCGCCGCGACCTACATCACCGATCGCGCCGTAAGGCCCGTCCGCGCTCCGTGGTGGCTGCCGACCCCCGCCCGCCAGCGCGCACGCGGTGCCAGTGCGACGTTTCACAGACTCGCCGATGACATTCTCCAGGCCTGCCGGGCTGACCCGTCTCGCGACGCGCCACTGGTTCGCGCGCTGATCGACGTCGCTGACCCGGAGACGGGACGGCCGCTGTCCGACAAGGACATCCGCTACGAACTGGTCTCCTTCCTGGGGGCTGGACAGGACACGACGGCGACCACCCTGACGTACGCGTTATGGGCATTGGGCCGCCATCCCGAGGTGCAGGACCGGGTTGCCGCGGAGGTTGCCGCGGTGGGCGACCGGTCATTGACGGCCGACGACGTCCCCCGGCTGGGCTACACCGTTCAGGTGCTGCACGAGGCGCTGCGCTTGTGCCCGCCGGGGGCCGCGGTGACCAGAACGGCGACGAAGGATTTCGACGTCGACGGCTACCGGGTCGAAGCGGGCAGCTGGCTGGTAGTGGGGATCTACGCCATCCATCGCGACCCGGCCTTATGGGACCTTCCGTTGAAGTTCGACCCCGATCGATTCAGCCGGTCCAAATCCAAGGACCGGGATCGCTGGCAGTACCTGCCGTTTGGCGGCGGACCGCGGTCGTGCATCGGCGATCACTTTGCGATGCTCGAAGCGACCCTCGGTCTGGCGGCCGTCATCCGGCACACCGAAATTCGGTCTCTCAACGACAACTTTCCCGTGGCCGTGCCATTCACCATGGTCGCCGGCGCCCCGGTCCCGGCCCGCGTTCGGCCGCGGAACTGA